The Chryseobacterium sp. JV274 sequence ATTTTAGGAAACCAGATCCCCAGCAGCACCAAAAGTCCGATTATTACGATCATTGCCCCCAAACCATAAGAAAATGTATATGTTCTATTTTCTTTATGCCAATCAATATTTTTCCGGATAACCTTCCCTTCCGGATTTTTGTACAGGGTATATTCTGCAACAAGCTTTTTGTCTTCATTAAGAACTTTATTCCCGGCATTTTTGTAGAAAAAACTCATCAAAGGGCTATTGGCAACGAAAGGGACAATTCCTTCAGCTTCATAATGAAATGCTTTCAAGCCTCCAATCCAGGCCATAACGATAAAAACTGAAATTCTGAGAAAATTGAAAAAGTACGTATCCAATTGTAATAAGCGGTGGTAAAGTCTGTTGTCTTGCATGTGATTTATTTTTTAACAAAGGTATTCACGCGCTTACAGCCCTAACATAGATATTTGAGGACATTACATGGACATTTTCGCCACCACAGAGATTCCTACTTGCCCTCTATATTTTTTGGGGGAACATCCTACCGATTTTTTAAAATACCTGCTGAAATAAAATTCGTCGGTAAATCCCAGCTCTGAAGCAATTTCCTTTACAGACCTATAGGTTAAATGCAGCAATTTTTTGGATTCCAGGATGATTCTTTCATTGATAAGCTGAGTAGGCGTTTTCGAAAATTCTTTCTTTACAGCCTTGCTTAATGTATTATTGGTTATGCTAAGTTTATCACTGTAAAATGACAGCTCCTTTTCATTTTTAAAATGGGCCTCCAGCAGTTTCTGAAATTCAGCAGCATTTTTATTGGGTAATTTATCCTGAGAAAGCATACTATTCTCAATACTGCTTTTCTGTTTGCTTCCAATGGCAAGGATAAGCTGTATATAAGTTTTGATAATGGATTCTGAAAACTGATGCTTTTCGGATTCTTCTTT is a genomic window containing:
- a CDS encoding AraC family transcriptional regulator, with the translated sequence MEIKIQSYHTSNLPSEFTTENYSVVLWKGSGVFSVDDINYSYSGYNILFLSPYQKAKLVSESDETIHVLFFHGDYYCIEYHKEEVACNGFLFNNIYLNPGVELSEENYNYILELFNHIKKEESEKHQFSESIIKTYIQLILAIGSKQKSSIENSMLSQDKLPNKNAAEFQKLLEAHFKNEKELSFYSDKLSITNNTLSKAVKKEFSKTPTQLINERIILESKKLLHLTYRSVKEIASELGFTDEFYFSRYFKKSVGCSPKKYRGQVGISVVAKMSM
- a CDS encoding DUF417 family protein; amino-acid sequence: MQDNRLYHRLLQLDTYFFNFLRISVFIVMAWIGGLKAFHYEAEGIVPFVANSPLMSFFYKNAGNKVLNEDKKLVAEYTLYKNPEGKVIRKNIDWHKENRTYTFSYGLGAMIVIIGLLVLLGIWFPKIGAVGGALTFLMSLVTLSFLGTTPEVYVPNLGGDYPTPQFGFPYLSGAGRLVLKDIIMMAGGLVLFSDSLKKVMRPSDQ